In a genomic window of Dehalococcoidia bacterium:
- a CDS encoding ABC transporter permease, which translates to MGNTLISLWRVMVGFALAGVTGILLGIIIGWWRNARDLLEPIVELLRPIPPLAWIPLAMLWFGLGFKPAVFLIWLGAFFPILLNTVLGMESTPNKLVEVAKTLGAGPWQILFKVGLPSAAPSIMAGLRIGIGVGWMCLVAAELTGSNSGLGYMIMYYYSTMEASKTVAGMLMIGIVGFLMFVGLKKIEDNILFWKTA; encoded by the coding sequence ATGGGCAATACATTAATCAGCCTTTGGAGGGTCATGGTCGGTTTTGCGCTGGCGGGAGTAACGGGAATATTGCTGGGCATCATCATCGGTTGGTGGCGAAATGCCCGAGACCTGCTTGAGCCGATCGTAGAGCTGCTGCGTCCTATCCCGCCGCTGGCCTGGATACCGTTGGCCATGCTGTGGTTTGGGCTTGGTTTCAAGCCTGCGGTCTTCCTGATCTGGCTGGGCGCCTTTTTCCCGATTTTACTTAATACGGTGCTTGGCATGGAGAGCACGCCCAACAAGCTGGTGGAGGTAGCTAAAACGCTTGGCGCCGGACCCTGGCAGATACTGTTCAAGGTCGGTTTGCCGTCGGCGGCTCCCTCCATCATGGCAGGCCTGCGCATCGGCATCGGGGTAGGATGGATGTGCCTAGTCGCGGCGGAGCTTACGGGATCCAACTCCGGACTGGGTTATATGATAATGTATTACTACTCCACGATGGAGGCATCCAAAACGGTTGCCGGCATGCTGATGATCGGCATTGTGGGCTTTCTGATGTTCGTCGGACTAAAAAAGATCGAGGACAACATCCTCTTCTGGAAGACGGCATGA
- a CDS encoding ABC transporter ATP-binding protein gives MSDKKLVIDGVTKTFIEKKGGTSTMALREFSLEIDQGEFVCLVGPSGCGKTTLLKLVAGLEQASSGAIYLDGNPVTGPGRERGLVFQDFALFPWRDVRDNVAFGPEVLKVPLSERLRIAEHCIDLVGLAGSSHKYPSELSGGMKQRVAIARALANSPELLLMDEPFGSLDAQTRYLMQQELLGIWNLNRKAVIFVTHSVEEAVFLAERVVVMSSSPGSVKSIYPINLSYPRRLTDAAFIMLREKITSDIAAEVG, from the coding sequence ATGAGCGACAAAAAGCTAGTCATCGACGGCGTTACTAAAACCTTTATCGAGAAAAAAGGCGGCACATCCACCATGGCCCTGCGCGAATTCAGCCTGGAAATTGACCAAGGCGAGTTTGTCTGCCTGGTGGGTCCTTCCGGATGCGGTAAGACCACGCTGCTCAAGCTGGTAGCCGGCCTCGAACAGGCCAGTTCAGGAGCTATTTATCTCGATGGGAATCCGGTAACCGGGCCGGGCCGAGAGAGGGGTCTGGTCTTTCAGGATTTCGCATTGTTCCCCTGGAGGGATGTCCGAGACAATGTGGCCTTCGGTCCAGAGGTTCTCAAAGTGCCACTCTCTGAGCGACTGCGAATCGCTGAACACTGCATCGACCTCGTTGGACTTGCGGGCAGCAGTCATAAGTACCCTTCTGAGCTTTCCGGAGGCATGAAGCAACGTGTGGCCATCGCACGCGCCCTGGCCAACAGTCCTGAACTGCTGCTGATGGACGAGCCGTTCGGCTCCCTAGATGCGCAGACACGCTATCTTATGCAGCAGGAGCTGCTCGGCATCTGGAACTTGAATAGAAAGGCTGTTATCTTTGTCACCCATAGCGTCGAGGAGGCTGTTTTCCTGGCAGAGAGAGTGGTGGTCATGAGCTCCAGCCCCGGCTCTGTTAAAAGCATCTACCCTATCAACCTGAGCTATCCCCGCCGCCTGACTGATGCTGCTTTTATAATGCTAAGAGAGAAAATCACATCCGATATTGCCGCGGAAGTGGGCTGA
- a CDS encoding RsbRD N-terminal domain-containing protein, with protein MNLESLLIQKKEALLRRWLRVIFEPCGPGAAMSAPAGCDRFTDPVGYTISNNAAHLLYALIKGDDPEASRGCLEKIIRIRAVQDLTQSQAVGFMPGLKTVIRSLVMEEVTRYGLMEELNELEQRIDCLVQISDELYVNLKNKIRELAIKEAKKDNDFKARVINIRKM; from the coding sequence ATGAACCTGGAAAGCCTGCTTATACAGAAAAAAGAGGCGTTATTGCGCAGGTGGCTGCGCGTAATATTTGAGCCCTGCGGGCCTGGCGCCGCAATGTCGGCGCCGGCCGGATGTGACAGATTTACGGATCCTGTAGGGTATACAATTTCCAACAACGCGGCTCATCTGCTGTATGCGTTGATAAAAGGAGACGACCCGGAAGCATCACGGGGATGCCTGGAAAAAATTATTAGAATAAGGGCCGTACAGGACCTCACGCAGTCACAGGCAGTGGGATTTATGCCCGGCCTTAAAACGGTGATCAGAAGCCTGGTCATGGAAGAAGTCACAAGATACGGATTAATGGAAGAGCTCAACGAGCTTGAGCAGAGAATCGACTGCCTGGTTCAGATATCGGATGAGTTATACGTAAACTTGAAGAATAAGATACGTGAACTTGCAATCAAGGAAGCAAAAAAGGACAATGATTTCAAGGCCAGGGTAATCAACATACGTAAAATGTGA
- the dsrM gene encoding sulfate reduction electron transfer complex DsrMKJOP subunit DsrM, with amino-acid sequence MRIIWPLIAVIAVILLAVVSVVVPASQLIFGVILPYLAISAFIAGFIYRVIRWANSPVPFNIPTTCGQEASFNWIKSDKIESPRSNWGIFGRLALEILFFRSLFRNSSMGQVDAQRLIYGGSRWLWLGGLAFHWSLLIIIIRHLRYFTEPVFPPSIWLSSFDGILQLALPALFISDFIILAAVTYLLIRRLISERIRYMSLASDYLALFLILAVVISGILMRSVFKVDLIAVKELAISVITFRPSVPAGIGLPFYIHLLLVCALIIYFPFSKMMHIAGVFLSPTRNSKNDNRSVRHVNPWNRPVRVHTYAEYEDEFRQPMIKAGIPVDTNISAGSSDGR; translated from the coding sequence ATGAGAATAATCTGGCCCCTGATTGCAGTTATTGCCGTTATTCTGCTGGCGGTGGTCAGCGTCGTTGTTCCGGCATCGCAGCTTATATTCGGTGTAATATTGCCGTACCTGGCAATCTCGGCGTTCATCGCCGGATTCATTTACCGGGTAATACGATGGGCCAACTCGCCTGTGCCTTTCAATATTCCGACCACCTGCGGTCAGGAGGCTTCTTTTAATTGGATAAAGAGCGATAAAATCGAAAGCCCCCGCAGCAACTGGGGCATATTTGGTCGCCTGGCGCTGGAGATCCTCTTTTTCCGCTCACTTTTTCGTAACAGCAGCATGGGGCAGGTTGATGCGCAAAGGCTGATCTACGGCGGCAGCCGCTGGCTCTGGCTTGGAGGGCTGGCCTTCCACTGGTCACTGCTTATCATCATCATCCGCCACCTGCGTTATTTCACTGAGCCTGTCTTTCCTCCCTCGATATGGCTGTCTTCATTCGATGGAATACTTCAACTGGCTTTGCCCGCCCTCTTCATCTCGGATTTCATCATTCTTGCAGCAGTGACCTACCTTCTGATCAGACGCCTTATCTCAGAACGGATCAGGTATATGTCTCTCGCCTCGGATTATCTGGCACTTTTTCTAATCCTGGCAGTAGTTATTTCCGGCATCCTCATGCGCTCCGTATTCAAAGTGGACCTGATTGCAGTCAAGGAACTGGCGATCAGCGTAATCACTTTCAGGCCCTCTGTTCCTGCGGGCATCGGCCTTCCTTTCTACATCCACCTGCTGCTTGTCTGCGCTTTAATTATCTATTTCCCCTTCAGCAAGATGATGCATATTGCCGGTGTTTTCCTCAGCCCCACCCGCAACTCAAAGAACGACAACCGCAGCGTGAGGCATGTTAATCCCTGGAATCGTCCGGTCAGAGTACATACATATGCCGAATACGAGGACGAATTCAGACAGCCCATGATCAAGGCAGGCATTCCCGTCGACACAAATATTTCTGCGGGGAGCAGTGATGGCAGATAA